One stretch of Deltaproteobacteria bacterium DNA includes these proteins:
- a CDS encoding ATP-binding protein codes for MLSRRLLPDLTAALAEFPAVALLGPRQVGKTTLALEIAKERPAVYLDLESEADRAKLTEPELYLPQHEDKLVILDEVQRTPQLFRGLRGLIDAGRRRGRGKGRFLMLGSASIDLLRQSSESLAGRIRYLELAPLDAGEAGRERLDGLWLRGGFPDSLLAASDAASLRWRTGFIRTYLERDIPQLGPRIPAETLRRFWIMLAHQQGGLLNAAALARALAVDGKTIATYLDLMVDLLLVRRLPPWHGNIRKRLVKSPKVYVRDSGIVHALLGVADREGLLAHPVAGGSWEGLAIESLIAAASAGTEAYFFRTAAGAEIDLLLKIPGRRKPWAIEVKRGLAPQLERGFHLACDDVRPERRLVVYGGTERFPLAEGVEAASLVDLCEEVSAA; via the coding sequence ATGCTTTCGCGCCGCCTCCTGCCGGACCTGACCGCTGCCCTGGCCGAATTCCCGGCCGTGGCCCTGCTCGGACCGCGCCAGGTCGGTAAGACCACCCTCGCCCTCGAGATCGCCAAGGAGCGACCCGCCGTCTACCTCGATCTCGAGTCCGAGGCCGACCGGGCGAAGCTCACCGAGCCGGAGCTCTATCTGCCGCAGCACGAGGACAAGCTCGTGATCCTCGACGAGGTCCAGCGCACGCCACAGCTCTTCCGCGGCCTGCGGGGACTGATCGACGCCGGCCGGCGGCGCGGTCGAGGCAAAGGGCGCTTTCTCATGCTCGGCTCGGCGTCGATCGACCTGCTCCGACAGTCGAGCGAGTCGCTCGCCGGGCGCATTCGCTACCTGGAGCTCGCGCCGCTCGACGCGGGCGAGGCCGGCCGGGAGCGTCTCGACGGCCTCTGGCTGCGGGGAGGATTCCCCGACAGCCTGCTCGCCGCGTCCGATGCGGCGAGCCTGCGCTGGCGCACCGGTTTCATCCGCACCTACCTCGAGCGCGACATCCCGCAGCTCGGGCCGCGCATCCCGGCGGAGACCCTGCGCCGCTTCTGGATCATGCTCGCGCACCAGCAAGGGGGACTGCTGAACGCCGCAGCACTCGCCCGTGCCCTGGCGGTAGATGGCAAGACGATTGCCACCTACCTCGACCTGATGGTGGACCTGCTGCTGGTGCGTCGGCTCCCTCCATGGCACGGCAACATCCGCAAGCGGCTGGTCAAGTCGCCCAAGGTCTACGTGCGCGACAGCGGCATCGTCCACGCGCTGCTCGGCGTCGCCGACCGCGAGGGGTTGCTCGCCCACCCCGTCGCAGGCGGGAGCTGGGAAGGTCTGGCGATCGAGTCGCTGATCGCGGCTGCCTCGGCTGGCACCGAAGCGTACTTCTTCCGCACCGCGGCCGGCGCGGAGATCGACTTGCTGCTGAAGATTCCGGGCCGACGCAAGCCGTGGGCGATCGAGGTGAAGCGCGGGCTCGCGCCGCAGCTCGAGCGCGGATTCCACCTGGCCTGCGATGACGTCCGGCCCGAACGGCGCCTCGTGGTCTACGGCGGAACGGAGCGCTTTCCACTCGCCGAAGGCGTGGAGGCCGCCTCGCTCGTCGACCTGTGCGAGGAGGTGTCGGCCGCATGA
- a CDS encoding mitochondrial fission ELM1 family protein, with product MHAISSSLNAKDSPRTWMLLGDKTGDNEQLRTLGRSLGWPIEEKHLHYTRAFRLPNVLLGATRVSLAASSPSLSPPWPTIVLASGRRAVPVARWIRRRSLNRTRLVHLGRPRAPLRWFDVVIAPPHYGIPAAPNLLTVDLPLNALASERIDRDAAHWRSRVCAAAPPHLALVVGGATKSIAFDADAATRLGKTVSALARREGMSVLATTSRRTPLDAVEALARNLTVPHVLHRWEAAGTDNPYAAFLGLAERIVVTGDSASMIAEACRTGKPVTVVPPRQLDVAGWLERRVRGTVLATPLRRIGLCNGRPDMNMLIRRLADKGRVSVLGGADSAAASKPPRDELLAIADRVRSLVLRGSGSFMDTATAAR from the coding sequence ATGCACGCGATCTCGTCGTCGCTGAACGCAAAGGACTCGCCGCGCACCTGGATGCTCCTCGGCGACAAGACCGGCGACAACGAGCAGCTCCGCACCCTCGGCCGCTCGCTCGGCTGGCCGATCGAGGAGAAACACCTGCACTATACTCGGGCGTTCCGCTTGCCGAACGTCCTGCTCGGCGCGACCCGCGTCAGCCTCGCCGCCTCGTCGCCGTCGCTCTCGCCGCCATGGCCCACCATCGTGTTGGCATCCGGCCGGCGCGCGGTACCCGTCGCCCGCTGGATCCGGAGGCGCAGTCTGAACCGCACCCGTCTGGTCCATCTCGGCCGGCCTCGGGCTCCGCTTCGATGGTTCGACGTCGTAATTGCTCCGCCCCACTACGGCATCCCAGCGGCCCCGAACCTTCTGACCGTCGATCTGCCTTTGAATGCCCTCGCGTCGGAACGCATCGATCGCGACGCCGCCCACTGGCGTTCGCGCGTCTGCGCGGCTGCGCCGCCTCATCTCGCGCTCGTGGTTGGCGGCGCAACGAAGTCGATCGCCTTCGATGCCGACGCAGCGACACGGCTCGGAAAGACCGTGAGCGCGCTCGCGCGCCGCGAAGGCATGTCGGTTCTGGCGACGACGAGTCGCCGGACTCCGCTTGACGCCGTAGAGGCACTGGCACGAAACCTCACCGTACCGCACGTCCTCCATCGCTGGGAGGCCGCCGGCACCGACAACCCCTATGCCGCCTTCCTCGGGTTGGCCGAGCGTATCGTCGTCACCGGCGACAGCGCCTCGATGATCGCCGAGGCTTGCCGGACCGGAAAGCCGGTCACGGTCGTCCCGCCTCGTCAGCTCGACGTCGCGGGATGGCTGGAGCGCCGCGTCCGCGGCACGGTACTCGCAACGCCGCTCCGCCGGATCGGCCTCTGCAACGGCCGGCCGGACATGAACATGCTGATCCGCCGCCTTGCGGATAAGGGACGGGTGTCGGTGCTCGGCGGCGCTGACAGCGCAGCCGCGTCGAAGCCGCCGCGCGACGAACTCCTGGCGATCGCCGACCGCGTCCGCTCCCTTGTCTTACGAGGATCCGGGTCTTTCATGGATACCGCGACGGCCGCCAGGTGA
- a CDS encoding DUF885 domain-containing protein, whose amino-acid sequence MRSSPVRAVVVALVLLLAACTPAARMHGPCTDDGAVDEARKLTAVVAAFTEARKRVDPYWAYYFGIEDDLPKFGDYPSPEQRERSRRTYETALAALGAVRPERLAPRDRRTFSLFRGDVEVSLLGFDFPSELLDFTQMDNRALRFLDDTNPALTDFPFDSVAHYEAFLARADGFPAYVDRQIATLRRGIAAGIVQECGIVDASRKTYAAALAAADEAHPFWRPMTVMPAEFAAADRARIGAGFRRAIADLIVPGYRKLDAFLRDEYRPRCRRSLGLGGLPRGGEWYAYAILANTDLPLAAADVHRIGLREVARIRAEMDAIRREVGFAGSRAAFLAAWRRAPANRFRDADEMFAAFRGVKREMDALTPRWFHLRPTSDYEIVSASNPRSAAASYSGPTDTVPRGRLVLNTMNLAAVARDRVPTLSLHEAVPGHHFQIALAFEMKDRLSEYQRKIFGSTAFVEGWALYAERLGREMGVYRTPMQRLGNLNDEMLRAVRLVADTGIHAYGWSRARARAYMRRNLAHDPGDIAVEVDRYAVWPGQALAYKIGELEIRALRQRAETGLGAAFDVREFHDVVIGNGTVSLGVLRSQVEEWLATKRAD is encoded by the coding sequence ATGCGGTCGTCGCCGGTCCGCGCGGTAGTCGTCGCGCTCGTGCTCCTCCTCGCCGCGTGCACGCCCGCGGCGCGCATGCATGGACCGTGCACGGACGACGGCGCGGTCGACGAGGCGCGCAAGCTCACCGCGGTCGTCGCCGCGTTCACCGAGGCGCGCAAGCGCGTCGACCCGTACTGGGCCTACTACTTCGGCATCGAGGACGATCTCCCGAAGTTCGGCGACTATCCGAGCCCCGAGCAGCGCGAGCGCTCTCGCCGGACGTACGAGACCGCGCTCGCGGCCCTCGGCGCGGTTCGGCCCGAGCGGCTCGCGCCTCGCGATCGCCGGACCTTCTCACTCTTTCGCGGGGATGTGGAGGTGTCGCTCCTCGGCTTCGATTTCCCGAGCGAGCTTCTCGACTTCACCCAGATGGACAACCGCGCCCTCCGCTTCCTCGACGACACCAATCCGGCGCTCACCGACTTTCCGTTCGACTCGGTCGCGCACTACGAGGCCTTCCTCGCCCGCGCCGACGGCTTCCCGGCGTACGTCGACCGGCAGATCGCGACACTTCGGCGCGGCATCGCCGCGGGGATCGTCCAGGAGTGCGGCATCGTCGACGCCTCGCGGAAGACCTACGCGGCGGCGCTCGCGGCGGCGGACGAGGCCCATCCGTTCTGGCGTCCGATGACGGTGATGCCGGCGGAGTTCGCTGCCGCCGACCGGGCGCGGATCGGCGCCGGCTTCCGGCGCGCGATCGCCGACCTGATCGTGCCCGGCTACCGGAAGCTCGACGCGTTCCTGCGCGACGAGTACCGCCCGCGTTGCCGTCGCAGCCTCGGGCTCGGCGGCCTGCCGCGCGGGGGCGAGTGGTACGCGTACGCGATCCTCGCCAATACCGATCTGCCGCTCGCGGCGGCCGACGTACACCGGATCGGCCTCCGCGAGGTGGCACGCATCCGCGCAGAGATGGACGCGATCCGGCGCGAGGTCGGCTTCGCGGGCTCGCGCGCAGCCTTCCTCGCCGCGTGGCGCCGGGCGCCCGCGAACCGCTTCCGCGACGCGGACGAGATGTTCGCGGCGTTCCGCGGAGTGAAGCGCGAGATGGACGCGCTCACGCCGCGCTGGTTCCACCTGCGCCCGACGAGCGACTACGAGATCGTGTCGGCGAGCAACCCGCGGAGCGCCGCCGCGAGCTACTCCGGACCGACCGACACCGTGCCGCGCGGCCGTCTCGTCCTCAACACGATGAACCTCGCCGCCGTCGCCAGGGACCGCGTGCCGACGCTCTCGCTCCACGAGGCGGTCCCGGGACATCACTTCCAGATCGCGCTCGCCTTCGAGATGAAGGACCGGCTGTCCGAGTACCAGCGGAAGATCTTCGGCTCGACCGCGTTCGTCGAGGGATGGGCGCTCTATGCCGAGAGGCTCGGGCGCGAGATGGGCGTCTACCGGACGCCGATGCAGCGGCTCGGCAACCTGAACGACGAGATGCTGCGCGCGGTGCGCCTCGTCGCGGACACCGGCATCCATGCGTACGGCTGGTCGCGGGCGCGCGCCCGCGCCTACATGCGCCGGAACCTCGCGCACGATCCGGGCGACATCGCCGTCGAGGTCGATCGCTACGCGGTCTGGCCGGGCCAGGCGCTCGCCTACAAGATCGGTGAGCTCGAGATCCGCGCCCTCCGCCAGCGGGCGGAGACGGGGCTCGGCGCGGCATTCGACGTCCGCGAGTTCCACGACGTCGTGATCGGGAACGGCACGGTGTCGCTCGGTGTGCTGCGGAGCCAGGTCGAGGAGTGGCTCGCGACGAAGCGCGCGGATTGA